In Zunongwangia profunda SM-A87, the following proteins share a genomic window:
- the mnhG gene encoding monovalent cation/H(+) antiporter subunit G, whose product MNIFIGIVITLGTLFVLLAAVGLIRMPDTYLRISVNTKAATLGVGLLLGGVAFYFYDLSTTSRTFVIVLFLFLTAPVGAHLIGRASYFIGNKLWDKSQMDDLKGKYQRNSHVLKSEIDDTPEDNIDHTKM is encoded by the coding sequence ATGAATATATTTATAGGCATTGTAATTACACTAGGAACATTATTCGTTTTATTAGCGGCGGTAGGTCTAATACGGATGCCAGACACCTATTTAAGAATATCCGTAAATACCAAAGCAGCTACACTTGGTGTAGGTTTATTGTTGGGTGGTGTGGCTTTTTATTTTTACGATCTTAGTACAACTTCCAGAACTTTTGTAATTGTACTATTCTTATTTTTAACCGCTCCTGTGGGTGCGCATTTAATTGGGCGTGCCTCTTATTTTATAGGCAATAAACTTTGGGATAAATCACAAATGGATGATCTTAAAGGAAAGTATCAAAGAAATTCCCATGTTTTAAAAAGCGAGATCGACGATACTCCAGAAGATAATATAGATCACACCAAAATGTAA
- a CDS encoding proton-conducting transporter transmembrane domain-containing protein, with amino-acid sequence MMQQLIIYPLLFQLFLSIVLMFFWNKINAQKVISITGSIIAVILSSYVFYYVWENGTQKVNAGNWDAPFGIVFVADTLAVTLVLLTALSGLAVSIFSAGSVIKDRLRFGYFPIFHFLLLGLTGAFLTGDLFNLYVWFEIIIISSFVLITIGGEKAQLEGAVKYFTLNILASTIFLTAIAVLYGLTGSLNMADLAGKVAAVENRGLVEVAAILFLIGFGTKASIFPLYFWLPASYHTPPAAVSAIFGGLLTKVGVYALIRVFTLIFVGDVFLGDILLVLAILTIFSGGVGALVQNNVRKVFSYLIICHIGYMIAGLGMFTEIAISGVIFYLIHDIMVKTNLFMVSGLIFKIKSSNSMRALGGFYANYPKLSLLIFIPLFSLVGIPPLSGFWPKISLIGEGFKTQNYWTVAAIVFASFITLVIIAKLWAEVFWKDAKEIPEKPKFEYFSDISKARKTEFILPIVFLSLISLYIGFGAEHIQVLSSRIANELMNSQQYIDTVLNNS; translated from the coding sequence ATGATGCAACAATTAATCATATATCCATTATTATTTCAATTATTCCTAAGCATTGTTCTGATGTTTTTTTGGAATAAGATTAATGCCCAAAAAGTGATAAGCATTACCGGGAGTATTATTGCTGTAATACTTTCAAGTTATGTTTTTTATTACGTTTGGGAAAACGGAACTCAGAAAGTGAATGCCGGTAACTGGGATGCACCTTTTGGGATTGTTTTTGTGGCCGATACTCTGGCGGTTACCCTGGTACTTTTAACGGCTCTTTCTGGGTTGGCGGTTTCAATATTTTCTGCAGGTTCAGTAATAAAAGATCGATTGCGATTTGGGTATTTCCCAATATTTCATTTTTTACTGTTGGGGTTAACCGGGGCCTTTTTAACCGGGGATTTATTCAATTTGTATGTTTGGTTTGAAATTATCATTATCAGCTCCTTTGTGTTAATCACCATTGGTGGTGAGAAAGCACAGTTGGAAGGAGCCGTAAAATATTTTACACTTAATATTTTAGCTTCAACCATTTTCCTAACAGCAATCGCAGTTCTTTATGGTTTAACCGGCTCTTTAAATATGGCCGATCTTGCCGGTAAAGTAGCCGCGGTAGAAAATCGCGGACTTGTAGAAGTTGCAGCCATTTTATTTTTAATTGGTTTTGGTACCAAAGCTTCGATATTTCCATTGTATTTCTGGTTGCCTGCATCTTATCATACACCTCCCGCAGCGGTTTCAGCTATTTTTGGAGGCTTATTAACCAAGGTTGGGGTATATGCTTTAATACGCGTATTTACCTTAATTTTTGTGGGGGATGTCTTTCTTGGCGATATTTTATTAGTCCTGGCCATACTAACCATTTTTAGCGGTGGGGTAGGTGCATTAGTGCAGAATAATGTTCGTAAGGTATTTTCCTATTTAATTATTTGTCATATTGGTTATATGATTGCGGGGTTAGGCATGTTTACCGAAATCGCCATAAGTGGAGTCATTTTCTACCTGATCCATGATATTATGGTGAAAACGAATCTGTTTATGGTAAGCGGACTTATATTTAAAATAAAATCATCAAACAGTATGAGAGCTTTAGGTGGTTTTTATGCTAATTACCCTAAGCTGAGTTTGTTGATTTTTATTCCGTTATTTTCTTTGGTAGGAATCCCGCCATTATCTGGTTTCTGGCCTAAAATATCATTAATAGGTGAAGGTTTTAAAACCCAGAACTACTGGACGGTGGCAGCTATTGTCTTTGCCAGTTTTATCACCCTTGTGATTATTGCAAAATTATGGGCAGAGGTGTTTTGGAAAGATGCAAAAGAGATTCCAGAAAAGCCTAAATTTGAGTATTTTAGTGATATTAGTAAAGCAAGGAAAACAGAATTTATTCTTCCTATTGTATTTTTAAGTTTAATATCACTATATATCGGTTTTGGGGCAGAGCATATTCAGGTGTTATCTTCCAGGATTGCAAATGAGCTAATGAATAGTCAGCAGTATATTGATACGGTTTTAAACAATAGTTAA
- a CDS encoding putative monovalent cation/H+ antiporter subunit A, producing MISAILLGFLFAILLVFAGKFFKGKYAVLSSLIPLGLFVYFLQFIPEVMGGNIIRESYNWVPSFGVNLGFTLDGLSLLFCLMITGIGFLVFAYTSAYLHHHKYLDRFYGYLSVFMAAMLGLVLSDNVISLFIFWELTSISSFFLIGFNNTQEASRKSALVALGITGLGGMFLLAGVIVLGNITGTFSIAEMLNMSPELIKGNEYYSLAVILLFGAAFTKSAQFPFHFWLPGAMKAPTPVSTYLHSATMVKAGIYLVMRFTPVLGGEEIWNTTLIIVGGVTMLYSAVHSLFRTDLKGVLAYSTISALGILMFLIGMGTTASFTAAAVFIIVHALYKATLFLTTGIIDHQTGTRDVTVLSGLRKVLMPVGIAAIIAAISSAGIPPTIGFLGKELTYEATMHAPIIATILLVGIVITKMLLLWAGFVAGIKPFQGKLPDHLKDTKMPGALMWVPPVILAVLSLVFGIMPFIIEGSLIKPVVAALGGESGEIHLALWHGFNTVFILSLVTITVGTILYFVIKPSAKLETAIGKLEFASPKSLMGKFNTGFTHLSSFWTRVFQNGYLRNYVFIIIFFLIGMVGYTMIGNTKFDIDSSMLSTVSFYELVVFIIMCIAILFTVFTSSRLSAVVAMGVVGLTICLVFVFYSAPDLAMTQFSIDTLTVILFVLVLYRLPRYLKIQDHKMRIRDGILSLLFGGMIAVLALEVLSEPVNTEIGDFYAKNSYIMAHGKNVVNVILVDFRGADTMIEISVLTIAAIGVFGLLKLRLKRTDRVQ from the coding sequence ATGATATCAGCAATACTTTTAGGATTTTTATTTGCAATACTTTTAGTTTTCGCAGGAAAGTTTTTTAAAGGGAAGTATGCTGTTTTATCTTCCCTAATCCCTTTGGGACTCTTTGTATATTTTCTTCAGTTTATTCCAGAAGTTATGGGAGGAAATATAATAAGGGAAAGCTATAACTGGGTACCTTCTTTTGGCGTTAATCTTGGTTTTACTTTAGATGGACTTTCATTGTTATTTTGCCTTATGATTACCGGGATTGGATTCCTGGTTTTTGCTTATACCTCGGCTTATTTACATCATCATAAATATTTAGATCGCTTTTATGGTTATTTAAGTGTATTTATGGCGGCAATGCTTGGTTTGGTGCTTTCTGATAATGTGATTAGTTTATTCATATTTTGGGAACTTACAAGTATTAGTTCGTTCTTTTTAATAGGTTTTAATAACACTCAGGAAGCTTCCAGAAAATCAGCATTAGTCGCACTGGGGATCACTGGTTTGGGTGGAATGTTTTTATTAGCTGGAGTGATTGTTTTAGGAAATATAACGGGGACTTTTAGTATTGCAGAAATGCTAAATATGTCTCCTGAATTAATAAAAGGGAATGAATATTATTCCCTTGCTGTGATCTTATTATTTGGAGCTGCTTTTACTAAATCGGCGCAATTCCCGTTTCATTTTTGGTTGCCCGGAGCTATGAAAGCACCAACGCCGGTTTCTACCTATTTGCACTCTGCAACCATGGTAAAAGCAGGAATTTATTTGGTTATGCGTTTTACACCGGTTCTTGGCGGTGAGGAAATATGGAATACCACATTGATCATCGTTGGAGGTGTGACCATGCTTTATTCAGCGGTACATTCGCTGTTCAGGACAGACCTTAAAGGCGTACTGGCATATTCAACGATATCGGCTTTAGGAATTTTAATGTTCCTGATAGGTATGGGAACAACAGCATCTTTTACAGCTGCGGCCGTGTTTATTATAGTTCATGCTTTGTATAAAGCAACCTTATTCCTAACCACCGGAATTATCGATCATCAAACAGGAACACGTGATGTAACCGTGCTTTCTGGTTTACGTAAAGTTTTGATGCCGGTAGGAATTGCTGCAATTATTGCCGCAATATCCAGTGCTGGGATTCCTCCTACTATAGGTTTCTTAGGTAAAGAACTTACTTACGAAGCAACTATGCATGCCCCTATTATTGCCACAATACTGCTGGTAGGTATTGTGATTACAAAAATGTTATTGCTTTGGGCAGGTTTCGTAGCCGGGATAAAGCCATTTCAGGGTAAATTGCCAGATCATTTAAAAGATACTAAAATGCCCGGTGCATTGATGTGGGTACCGCCTGTTATATTAGCTGTTTTGAGTTTGGTTTTTGGAATAATGCCTTTTATTATCGAAGGCTCTTTAATCAAACCCGTAGTCGCTGCTTTAGGAGGGGAATCTGGAGAAATTCATTTAGCCTTATGGCATGGATTTAATACCGTATTTATATTAAGTTTGGTAACCATTACAGTAGGTACTATACTTTATTTTGTAATAAAGCCTTCGGCAAAGTTAGAAACAGCTATAGGGAAACTGGAGTTTGCAAGTCCTAAAAGCCTTATGGGGAAATTCAATACCGGCTTTACCCATCTTTCTTCTTTTTGGACCCGCGTATTTCAGAACGGCTATTTAAGAAATTATGTATTTATTATTATCTTTTTCCTTATCGGGATGGTAGGGTATACCATGATAGGCAATACAAAATTTGATATAGATTCTTCCATGTTGTCTACTGTTAGCTTTTATGAGTTGGTTGTTTTTATTATCATGTGTATTGCAATATTATTTACTGTTTTTACTAGCAGTCGTTTATCGGCAGTTGTAGCTATGGGGGTTGTAGGTTTAACTATTTGCCTTGTATTTGTGTTTTATAGCGCGCCGGATTTAGCGATGACACAGTTTTCTATAGATACTTTAACGGTGATTCTCTTTGTGCTGGTGCTGTACCGTTTACCAAGATATCTTAAAATACAGGACCATAAGATGCGCATTCGAGATGGTATTTTATCCCTGCTTTTTGGAGGGATGATTGCTGTATTGGCTTTAGAAGTGCTCTCTGAACCTGTAAATACAGAAATTGGCGATTTTTATGCTAAAAATTCGTATATCATGGCACATGGTAAAAACGTAGTAAATGTTATTTTGGTAGATTTCAGGGGAGCGGATACTATGATAGAAATTTCAGTATTAACCATTGCGGCCATCGGAGTATTTGGATTGTTGAAATTAAGATTAAAAAGAACAGATAGAGTTCAGTAA
- a CDS encoding helix-turn-helix domain-containing protein, translated as MAIIINLDKILEREDMRSNELAKKIGITTANLSILKTGKAKAIRFSTLEAICEILNCQPGDILEYQDEK; from the coding sequence ATGGCGATAATCATTAATCTCGACAAAATTCTGGAGCGCGAAGACATGAGGAGCAATGAACTTGCCAAAAAAATTGGAATTACTACAGCTAATCTTTCCATTCTCAAAACAGGTAAAGCCAAAGCTATACGATTTTCAACCTTAGAAGCGATTTGCGAAATATTGAATTGCCAGCCAGGAGACATTCTTGAGTATCAGGATGAAAAATAA
- a CDS encoding M61 family metallopeptidase, with protein sequence MRLLFIFLFVCTISFAQQNKYQISFENAVHHEVKINIQFPGIKTDTFTVRMSRSSPGRYAIHEFAKNVYGFKATDSKGKELKVTRPNPYAWAVTGHDGIVNIEYILFANRGDGTYSQIDPTHAHLNMPATFMFAEDLQERPIEITYNTEAMPNWKVATQLKHIEGNTFSAPNLQYFMDSPTEISNFRIKSFEIDGKNVRFVLHDPSSDELFNEYFERVKKIVEQEMKVYGELPDFDYGEYTFLACYIPNVSGDGMEHRNSTILTDVETLANGGMKGNIGTVSHEFFHAWNVERIRPQSLEPFDFTEANMSGALWFAEGFTSYYTNLILCRAGIISENDYIDGLNGSFNYVWNSPALQYFNPIEMSYQAPFVDAATSLDPVNRENTFISYYSYGSVLGLALDLHLRDKGLNLDDFMKLVWHSYGKPEVPYEIKDIENLLKQYAGEDIAKNFFNKYIYNSNMPDYKQLFANVGVDLSRKANESFLDISVENSENGLVMTNNPKIGAPSYKAGLDKGANIISINTIPVTSVEEFNEITSELKPGQKISLKFSNYGEEKTVEVGVDKNPSYQINIDPKPKKKALKNRENWLSAK encoded by the coding sequence ATGCGTTTACTCTTCATTTTTCTATTCGTTTGTACGATTAGTTTTGCTCAGCAAAATAAATATCAAATCTCCTTTGAAAATGCTGTTCATCATGAAGTTAAAATCAACATCCAGTTTCCAGGAATAAAGACAGATACTTTCACTGTAAGGATGAGCAGATCTTCACCTGGGCGTTATGCGATTCACGAATTTGCTAAAAATGTTTATGGATTTAAAGCTACAGATAGTAAAGGAAAAGAACTAAAAGTCACACGACCAAACCCATATGCCTGGGCAGTAACCGGCCATGATGGAATTGTAAATATTGAATATATATTATTTGCCAATCGCGGTGACGGAACCTACTCCCAAATAGACCCAACACATGCGCATTTAAACATGCCCGCAACTTTTATGTTTGCTGAAGATTTACAGGAGAGACCTATAGAAATCACTTACAATACTGAAGCTATGCCCAACTGGAAAGTCGCCACTCAGTTAAAACATATTGAAGGAAACACCTTCAGCGCTCCAAATCTTCAGTATTTTATGGATAGCCCTACCGAGATTAGTAATTTTAGAATAAAAAGTTTTGAAATTGACGGTAAGAATGTACGCTTCGTTTTACATGATCCCAGCAGTGACGAGCTATTCAATGAATATTTCGAAAGAGTAAAAAAAATCGTCGAACAGGAAATGAAAGTATATGGTGAATTACCCGATTTTGATTATGGGGAGTATACTTTTTTGGCCTGTTACATCCCAAACGTTTCTGGCGATGGCATGGAACATCGTAATAGCACCATCTTAACTGATGTTGAGACTTTAGCCAATGGTGGAATGAAAGGTAATATCGGCACAGTTTCCCACGAATTTTTTCATGCCTGGAATGTAGAGCGCATACGTCCCCAATCATTAGAACCTTTCGATTTCACTGAAGCTAATATGAGTGGTGCGCTTTGGTTTGCGGAAGGATTTACAAGTTATTATACGAATCTTATCCTATGCCGAGCAGGAATTATCTCTGAAAATGATTATATCGATGGCTTAAATGGTAGTTTTAACTATGTTTGGAACTCTCCGGCGTTACAATATTTCAATCCAATTGAAATGAGTTATCAGGCGCCTTTTGTTGATGCCGCGACTTCCCTGGATCCCGTAAATCGAGAAAATACCTTTATTTCATATTATTCCTACGGTAGTGTTTTAGGCTTAGCTTTAGATCTGCATTTGCGAGATAAGGGTCTAAACCTTGATGATTTTATGAAGCTGGTTTGGCACTCTTATGGAAAACCTGAAGTACCATACGAGATTAAAGATATCGAAAACTTGTTAAAGCAATATGCCGGGGAAGACATTGCGAAAAATTTCTTTAACAAGTATATCTACAACAGCAATATGCCGGATTACAAGCAGCTTTTCGCAAATGTGGGAGTTGATTTATCAAGAAAGGCCAATGAGTCATTTTTAGATATTTCCGTAGAAAATTCTGAAAACGGACTGGTGATGACCAATAACCCTAAAATAGGAGCTCCCTCTTATAAAGCTGGCCTGGATAAAGGCGCTAACATTATTTCAATCAATACAATACCGGTAACAAGTGTAGAAGAATTTAATGAAATCACTTCAGAATTAAAACCTGGGCAAAAAATCAGCCTAAAATTCAGCAATTATGGTGAAGAAAAAACTGTTGAAGTTGGTGTGGATAAAAATCCATCTTACCAGATAAATATAGATCCTAAACCAAAGAAAAAAGCACTTAAAAATCGCGAAAATTGGCTTTCAGCAAAGTAA
- a CDS encoding DUF2975 domain-containing protein: MLYFFGFFPNCVLLGLITDLLAGSDISFISTEKIPENMNEFALWGLIILELIKTGAYIYGLYVLRKLIRSFFRNKLYTKLQIASLNLSGRLICLSVILGAVSEFLKKMILDNRITLNFGMEFSFSSFWIILAFGIFLIFLAKVFQNARQLKKENELTI; encoded by the coding sequence TTGCTTTATTTTTTCGGCTTTTTCCCTAATTGCGTTTTATTAGGACTGATAACCGATCTTTTAGCAGGCTCTGATATATCTTTTATTTCTACAGAAAAAATTCCCGAAAATATGAACGAATTCGCTTTATGGGGACTTATTATTCTAGAGCTCATTAAAACCGGCGCTTACATTTATGGCCTCTACGTGCTACGCAAATTAATTAGAAGCTTCTTCAGAAATAAGCTGTATACAAAATTGCAGATAGCATCTTTAAATCTTAGCGGAAGGTTAATTTGTTTATCTGTAATTCTTGGAGCAGTTTCTGAATTTCTAAAAAAGATGATACTAGATAATCGTATCACCTTAAATTTTGGGATGGAATTTTCTTTTAGTTCTTTTTGGATTATTCTTGCCTTTGGCATCTTTCTAATTTTTCTTGCCAAAGTATTCCAAAACGCGAGACAGCTTAAAAAGGAAAATGAACTTACAATCTAA
- a CDS encoding Na+/H+ antiporter subunit E produces MKNRFLSNILLTFVWVVLTGDFHFANYLFGFIVSYIILMVITRGSGKAKYFTIVPKLIFFVLFFLKELVKANLEVAWEVMTPKLNMTPGIVKVPLTVQSDVGITLLANMITLTPGTLSLDVSNDKKVLYVHAMYIKDKEKFIAGIKNGFEKRILEILK; encoded by the coding sequence ATGAAAAACAGGTTTTTATCTAATATTCTTCTAACATTTGTGTGGGTAGTACTCACCGGTGATTTCCATTTTGCTAACTATTTGTTTGGCTTTATAGTAAGTTATATCATTTTAATGGTAATCACTAGAGGTTCAGGTAAAGCCAAGTATTTTACCATCGTTCCAAAGCTTATCTTTTTTGTATTGTTTTTTCTAAAAGAACTGGTAAAAGCCAATTTAGAGGTGGCCTGGGAAGTGATGACACCAAAACTTAATATGACGCCGGGTATTGTAAAAGTTCCGTTAACCGTGCAAAGTGATGTAGGGATAACACTTTTGGCAAATATGATTACCTTAACTCCCGGGACATTAAGTTTAGATGTTTCCAATGATAAGAAGGTGCTTTATGTACATGCTATGTACATAAAAGATAAAGAGAAATTCATTGCCGGAATCAAAAACGGTTTTGAAAAACGAATTTTAGAGATTTTAAAATAA
- a CDS encoding F0F1 ATP synthase subunit epsilon, whose amino-acid sequence MYLEIVTPEAVVFQAEIDAVKVPGIEGEFQMLNNHAPIVSTLTSGTVKINLTTSSTDVTSKLSSDFRQEGKELFYPIKGGVLEMKDNKAIILAD is encoded by the coding sequence ATGTATTTAGAAATTGTAACTCCGGAAGCAGTTGTTTTTCAGGCCGAGATTGATGCGGTTAAAGTTCCTGGGATTGAAGGTGAGTTCCAGATGCTGAATAATCATGCACCAATTGTCTCTACTTTAACAAGCGGGACGGTGAAGATTAATCTAACGACTTCAAGTACTGATGTAACTTCAAAGTTATCTTCAGATTTTAGACAGGAAGGAAAAGAATTGTTTTATCCTATTAAGGGAGGTGTGCTCGAAATGAAAGATAATAAAGCGATCATTTTAGCCGACTAA
- a CDS encoding Na+/H+ antiporter subunit C: MEILLAILVGLLYASGIYMILRRSFVKLIIGIILLGNGANLLIFLLGRITKGLPPIIPENSKVFLEAYADPVPQALILTAIVISFGLQSFAIILVKRAHKVVRTDDLDEMNATDEDS, from the coding sequence ATGGAGATATTATTAGCTATTTTAGTAGGCTTACTTTATGCGTCTGGAATTTATATGATTTTAAGACGTAGTTTTGTAAAACTTATTATCGGAATAATTCTATTAGGAAACGGTGCCAACCTTTTAATCTTTCTGTTAGGAAGAATTACTAAAGGTTTGCCGCCTATTATTCCTGAAAATTCTAAAGTGTTTTTGGAAGCTTATGCAGATCCTGTTCCGCAGGCCCTTATATTAACAGCTATTGTAATTAGTTTTGGATTACAGTCTTTTGCTATTATTCTGGTAAAAAGAGCACATAAGGTGGTAAGGACAGATGATCTGGACGAAATGAACGCAACCGACGAAGATTCATGA
- a CDS encoding cation:proton antiporter — translation MTLAEYCRIVILPILAFSVILILVRFFRGPSIADRIVALDLLITTGIGIIGVYTITSGSSTLLDTGMILALIAFLSTVALSYYLERRSKKK, via the coding sequence ATGACTTTAGCTGAATATTGTAGAATAGTAATATTGCCGATCCTGGCCTTTTCAGTAATTCTTATTTTAGTAAGGTTCTTTAGAGGTCCCAGCATTGCAGATAGGATTGTTGCACTGGACCTTTTAATCACTACCGGAATTGGTATTATTGGTGTTTATACCATTACTTCTGGGAGTTCTACTTTACTGGATACCGGGATGATTTTGGCGCTTATTGCATTTTTAAGCACCGTAGCCCTTAGTTATTATTTAGAACGAAGAAGCAAAAAGAAATGA
- a CDS encoding aminotransferase class I/II-fold pyridoxal phosphate-dependent enzyme, translating into MKRFPSKLIKSLDKRVQNNSLRELKIAGEDVDFYSNDYLGFASSHAIFSKAQKLCETYNLKQNGATGSRLISGNHQLYQITEDFLAVFHQTEAALMFNSGYDANIGFFSSVPQKGDLIFFDELIHASIRDGISMSTAKAYKFKHNDIDDLQDKVSRHDFKEDSSIYVVTEAVFSMDGDLAPLLQLASLCNENNFYLIVDEAHSTGVFGDHGQGLVTQLRLQDKIFARIHTFGKAIGAHGAVIFGSKNLKTYLFNYARSFVYTTGLPPHAVATVLAVFQELEKGNSALEILKANIRCFKSELKSAKIDHYFIESESAIQCAIIPGNENVKKIASKFQEYNYLVKPILSPTVPKGKERLRFCLHSFNSKEEIKSLVGILRNALKEI; encoded by the coding sequence ATGAAAAGATTTCCTTCCAAGCTTATAAAAAGCCTAGACAAAAGAGTGCAGAATAATTCGCTTAGAGAATTAAAAATTGCTGGGGAAGATGTTGATTTTTACTCTAATGATTATCTGGGATTTGCCAGTTCTCATGCTATCTTTTCTAAAGCTCAGAAACTTTGCGAAACCTATAATCTGAAGCAAAATGGAGCTACCGGTAGCCGACTTATTTCCGGGAATCATCAATTATATCAAATTACAGAAGACTTTTTAGCAGTATTTCATCAAACTGAAGCTGCATTAATGTTTAATTCGGGTTACGATGCCAATATTGGTTTCTTCTCCTCTGTGCCACAAAAAGGAGATCTTATTTTTTTTGATGAATTGATTCATGCTAGTATTCGTGATGGCATTTCGATGAGCACTGCTAAAGCTTATAAATTTAAGCATAACGATATTGATGATCTACAGGATAAAGTGTCAAGACATGATTTTAAAGAAGATTCTTCGATTTATGTCGTAACTGAAGCGGTTTTTTCGATGGATGGCGATCTAGCCCCTTTACTTCAATTAGCTAGTTTATGCAACGAAAATAATTTCTATCTCATAGTGGATGAGGCACATAGTACTGGGGTTTTTGGTGATCACGGGCAGGGTTTGGTTACCCAATTACGGCTTCAAGATAAGATTTTTGCCAGGATCCATACCTTTGGAAAAGCTATTGGCGCCCATGGCGCCGTGATTTTTGGTAGTAAAAACCTTAAAACTTATCTTTTTAACTATGCGCGCAGTTTTGTATACACTACCGGCTTGCCACCACATGCTGTAGCTACGGTTTTAGCCGTTTTTCAGGAATTAGAGAAGGGAAATTCGGCTTTAGAGATACTAAAAGCTAATATTAGATGTTTTAAAAGCGAATTAAAATCAGCTAAAATTGATCATTATTTTATCGAAAGTGAATCGGCTATCCAATGTGCGATTATTCCTGGGAACGAAAATGTAAAAAAAATAGCTTCAAAATTTCAGGAATATAACTATCTGGTAAAACCTATTCTTTCGCCTACTGTTCCAAAAGGAAAAGAAAGACTTCGTTTTTGCCTGCATAGTTTCAATTCTAAAGAAGAAATAAAATCACTTGTAGGTATTTTAAGGAATGCCCTAAAAGAAATTTAA
- a CDS encoding Na+/H+ antiporter subunit B produces the protein MKTIILRTASNYLLPVLLLFSIFILLRGHYLPGGGFVGGLIAAIAFVLHSFAKGLKNTKSLLRFHPGFLMPVGLALSFFSGLSPIIFAGEPFMTGLWYHGHVPVLGSIGSALFFDMGVYLVVVGVTLTIIFTISEAP, from the coding sequence ATGAAAACCATAATATTAAGAACAGCATCTAATTACCTTTTACCGGTATTATTACTGTTCTCCATTTTTATTCTTTTAAGAGGGCACTACCTCCCGGGAGGTGGGTTTGTTGGTGGATTAATAGCAGCAATTGCCTTTGTGTTGCATTCTTTTGCAAAAGGATTAAAAAATACAAAATCCCTATTAAGATTTCATCCCGGCTTTTTAATGCCTGTAGGATTGGCCTTGTCGTTTTTTAGCGGTCTTTCCCCGATAATTTTTGCCGGAGAACCATTTATGACCGGTCTTTGGTACCATGGTCATGTTCCTGTTTTAGGAAGTATTGGTTCTGCATTGTTTTTTGATATGGGGGTTTATCTTGTTGTAGTGGGGGTAACGCTAACGATCATTTTTACAATTTCTGAAGCGCCTTAA